The following are from one region of the Sorghum bicolor cultivar BTx623 chromosome 2, Sorghum_bicolor_NCBIv3, whole genome shotgun sequence genome:
- the LOC8054471 gene encoding uncharacterized protein LOC8054471 encodes MAGGARLVGRLGRHSTFLLLHLPRHAAAHHHRLYSPSSSSSSSQGHYSKMGDSSEKNGHGTLTRVLFCGPYWPASTNYTKEYLQDYPFIQVDEVGLEQVPDVIDNYHICVVKNRRIDSDIIAKATQMKIIMQYGVGLEGVDVNAATEHKIKVARIPGSTTGNAVSCAEMAIYLALGVLRKQKEMDTAVNRKDLGIPVGDTLFGKTVLILGFGAIGVELAKRLRPFGVKILATKRNWSSDTMPSDVDELVDKKGGPEDMYEFAGEANIVITCMTLTNETVGIVDHKFISSMKKGSYLVNIARGRLLDYKAVFDHLESGHLAGLGIDVAWMEPFDPEDPVLKFPNVIITPHVAGVTEYSYRTMAKSVGDTALQLHSGQPFTEVEFVN; translated from the exons ATGGCCGGAGGAGCAAGATTAGTTGGCAGACTCGGCCGCCACTCCACCTTCTTGCTCCTGCACCTGCCCCGTCACGCCGCCGCACACCACCACCGGCTCtactctccttcctcctcctcatcctcctcccaAG GTCATTACTCAAAAATGGGTGATTCAAGTGAGAAGAATGGTCATGGCACTCTAACCCGGGTGCTATTTTGTGGTCCATATTGGCCAGCTTCTACTAactacaccaaggagtatttgCAGGACTATCCATTCATTCAG GTTGATGAAGTAGGTCTTGAGCAGGTACCTGATGTTATTGACAACTATCATATATGTGTAGTAAAAAATCGGCGTATAGATTCAGATATCATTGCCAAGGCAACTCAGATGAAGATTATAATGCAGTATGGTGTTGGGTTAGAAG GCGTTGATGTAAATGCTGCTACGGAACACAAAATTAAAGTTGCACGGATCCCTGGAAGTACGACAGGGAATGCCGTCTCTTGCGCAGAAATGGCAATCTATCTTGCACTAGGTGTTCTGCGTAAGCAA AAGGAGATGGACACTGCTGTGAACCGGAAAGACCTTGGTATTCCAGTTGGAGATACATTATTTGGCAAAACA GTCCTTATCCTTGGATTTGGGGCCATCGGCGTTGAACTTGCCAAGAGGCTAAGACCCTTTGGAGTAAAAATTCTTGCTACCAAAAGAAACTGGTCATCAGACACAATGCCATCTG ACGTTGATGAGCTAGTTGACAAGAAAGGTGGCCCAGAAGACATGTATGAATTTGCTGGTGAAGCTAACATTGTTATAACATGCATGACCTTAACCAACGAAACA GTTGGAATTGTGGATCATAagttcatttcatcaatgaaaaaG GGATCATATCTGGTCAACATTGCCAGGGGACGGTTGCTGGACTACAAGGCTGTGTTTGATCACCTGGAATCGGGCCATTTAGCTGGTTTGGGGATCGATGTTGCTTGGATGGAGCCATTTGATCCAGAGGATCCTGTTCTGAAATTCCCAAACGTTATTATAACACCGCATGTGGCTGGTGTCACTGAATATTCGTACAGAACTATGGCAAAG TCTGTTGGTGACACTGCCCTCCAGCTTCACTCAGGTCAGCCGTTCACGGAAGTAGAGTTTGTCAACTAA
- the LOC8054472 gene encoding uncharacterized protein LOC8054472 yields the protein MAGARLAARPATHAPAHQLPRAAAFAAAGRRGGDSPFFPRARGSVLTVACAIKSNGSNSKVTRVLFCGPYFPASTRYTTEYLQDYPFIEVDEVGLEQVPDVIHNYHICVVKNRRIDSDVIAKATQMKIIMQYGVGLEGVDVNTATEHKIKVARIPGSMTGNAVSCAEMAIYLTLGVLRKQKLMDAAVHQKDLGSPTGETILGKTVLILGFGAIGMEIAKRLKPFGVKILATKRNWSLGSLPCDVDGLVDKKGGPEDMYELAGEADIVITCLLQTNETVGIVDDMFLSAMKKGSCLVNIARGGLLDYKAVFDHLESGHLGGLGIDVAWTEPFDPEDPILKFSNVIITPHVAGVTEYSYRTMAKVVGDVALQLHSGEIFTGIEFVN from the exons ATGGCGGGAGCAAGATTGGCGGCTAGGCCGGCCACACACGCCCCAGCACACCAGCTCCCTCGCGCCGCCGCCTTCGCTGCCGCAGGTCGCCGCGGTGGCGATTCCCCTTTCTTCCCGCGAGCACGAG GTAGTGTTTTAACAGTAGCTTGTGCAATCAAAAGCAATGGCAGCAACAGCAAGGTTACAAGGGTGCTATTCTGTGGCCCCTATTTCCCTGCATCCACAAGGTACACGACCGAGTATTTGCAGGACTATCCATTTATTGAG GTTGACGAAGTGGGCCTTGAGCAGGTACCTGATGTTATCCACAACTATCATATATGTGTTGTGAAGAATCGACGCATAGATTCAGATGTCATTGCCAAGGCGACCCAGATGAAGATTATTATGCAGTATGGCGTTGGGTTAGAAG GTGTGGATGTGAATACTGCTACAGAACACAAAATAAAAGTTGCAAGAATACCGGGGAGTATGACAGGAAATGCAGTCTCTTGTGCAGAGATGGCAATCTATCTTACCCTTGGTGTTCTGCGGAAGCAA AAGTTGATGGATGCTGCTGTGCATCAGAAGGACCTGGGAAgtccaacaggagaaacaataTTAGGCAAAACA GTCCTTATCCTAGGATTTGGGGCCATTGGTATGGAAATTGCCAAGAGGCTAAAACCATTTGGTGTAAAAATTCTTGCTACTAAAAGAAATTGGTCACTAGGATCATTGCCATGTG ATGTTGATGGGCTTGTAGATAAAAAAGGTGGACCAGAAGATATGTATGAACTTGCTGGAGAAGCTGACATAGTCATAACATGCTTGCTACAAACCAATGAAACA GTTGGAATTGTTGATGATATGTTCCTCTCAGCGATGAAAAAG GGTTCGTGTCTGGTCAATATTGCTAGAGGAGGTCTTTTGGACTACAAGGCTGTGTTCGATCACCTTGAGTCAGGTCATTTAGGTGGTTTGGGTATTGATGTTGCCTGGACAGAGCCATTTGATCCAGAGGACCCCATTCTGAAATTCTCAAATGTTATTATAACACCACATGTTGCTGGAGTCACTGAATATTCGTACAGAACTATGGCAAAG GTTGTTGGTGATGTCGCTCTCCAGCTTCATTCAGGGGAGATATTCACCGGAATAGAGTTTGTGAATTAG
- the LOC8054473 gene encoding putative F-box/FBD/LRR-repeat protein At5g44950, which produces MLPRGESQPPPPAERAVDLLRDLPTHLLDRILAGLPARDVVRTSVLSRPWRRRWESVPGLDIELHDVGDDTRAWDSAARFLRLCAGPLGRVGIRGVPLSVFHLADHWVRLVAGKSPRSLSLALPQAFVLRSLFRCDPAALAELELRRCAIPPPPPVASGGFAGFQRLTKLDLQDVVFTGAHAWLQLEAMISAAAPTLVELRLQRIAFAVCRDELVPGGWVIQAPNLRRLVLCLSIARAGLWELGPLPNLELARIFLNDSAEERDYIKMFTAISNVRELHIGNFRINTQVLLRAAHLFCIHTCY; this is translated from the coding sequence ATGCTTCCCCGTGGCGAAtctcagccgccgccgccggcggagcGTGCGGTCGACCTGCTGCGCGACCTCCCGACGCATCTCCTCGACAGGATCCTCGCCGGCCTGCCCGCGCGCGACGTGGTCCGCACGTCCGTGCtgtcgcggccatggcgccgccgctgggagtccgtcccggGCCTCGACATCGAGCTCCACGACGTCGGCGACGATACCCGCGCCTGGGACTCCGCCGCACGATTCCTGAGGCTCTGCGCGGGCCCCCTTGGCCGCGTCGGCATCCGCGGCGTCCCGCTGAGCGTCTTCCACCTCGCCGACCACTGGGTGCGCCTCGTGGCGGGGAAGAGCCCGCGCTCGCTGTCCCTGGCGCTCCCCCAGGCTTTCGTGCTGCGGTCCCTCTTCCGCTGCGACCCCGCCGCGCTGGCCGAGCTGGAGCTGCGCCGCTGCGcgatcccgccgccgccgcctgtcgCGAGCGGTGGCTTCGCGGGGTTCCAGCGTCTAACCAAGCTCGATCTGCAGGACGTGGTTTTCACTGGTGCGCATGCGTGGCTGCAGCTGGAGGCCATGATCTCGGCGGCCGCGCCGACGCTCGTGGAGCTCCGCCTGCAACGCATCGCCTTCGCCGTCTGTCGCGACGAGCTCGTCCCAGGCGGGTGGGTCATCCAGGCGCCCAATCTCCGGCGGCTGGTGCTGTGCCTGAGCATCGCTAGAGCTGGCCTCTGGGAGCTTGGGCCGCTGCCCAACCTGGAGCTGGCCAGGATCTTCCTCAACGACTCCGCGGAGGAGAGAGACTACATCAAGATGTTCACAGCCATTTCCAACGTCAGGGAGCTTCACATCGGCAACTTTCGCATCAACACACAGGTTCTTTTGAGAGCGGCGCATCTCTTTTGCATACACACATGCtactaa